The Ciconia boyciana chromosome 22, ASM3463844v1, whole genome shotgun sequence genome has a window encoding:
- the CDK5RAP3 gene encoding CDK5 regulatory subunit-associated protein 3 isoform X2, with protein MQVSPQDYQNVPIDIQTGKLLDWLVDRRHCNLKWQSQVLAIREKINAAIGDMPENEEIKQLLAGAYLHYFHCLRIVEILKGTEASTKNLFGRYSSQRMKDWQEIVSLYEKENTYLAELASLLVRSISYEIPSLRKQISRCQQAQQDFARREEECQLGAAELRERFFASCKQYGIAGDNVRQELLALVKDLPSLLSEIGAGASALSEAIELYQACVEFVCESSAELVVPLLRHMGKRGNTTVYEWRMGLQPLRVERPEVEEVPEQPKEDTIDWGDFTLEPARVDDAADGGAQDEEIDWGITLEPGPQDDGIDWGDGESEEVQITVLESSTEVPEGVACGSDALTLLENTETRSQFIDELMELELFLSQRLVEMEEEADIVAVSQFQLAPAVLQGQTSAHVGSLLATTRALLGQLCTRSMQHLFMILASPRYVDRVSELLRQKLKQAELLLAKKEAMSQKRQEALAEQGALEPKLDRLLEKTKELQKLIEADVSKRYSGRPVNLMGVSL; from the exons ATGCAg GTCTCTCCCCAGGACTACCAGAACGTGCCCATCGACATCCAGACCGGCAAGCTCCTGG ACTGGCTGGTGGACAGGAGACACTGCAACCTGAAATGGCAGAGCCAGGTGCTGGCCATCCGCGAGAAGATCAACGCGGCCATCGGAGACATGCCGGAGAACGAGGAGATAAAGCAGCTGCTCGCGGGGGCCT ACCTGCACTACTTCCACTGCCTGAGGATCGTGGAGATCCTCAAGGGCACTGAGGCTTCCACCAAGAACCTCTTCGGACGCTACTCGTCCCAGCGCATGAAG gacTGGCAGGAGATCGTGTCCCTCTACGAGAAGGAGAACACCTACCTGG CCGAGCTCGCCAGCCTCCTGGTGCGCAGCATCAGCTACGAGATCCCCTCGCTGAGGAAGCAGATCAGCCGGTGCCAGCAGGCCCAGCAGGACTTCGCCCGTCGCGAGGAGGAGTGTCAGCTGGGGGCGGCGGAGCTGCGGGAGCGGTTCTTCGCCTCCTGCAAGCAGTACGGCATCGCT ggtgaCAACGTgcgccaggagctgctggcctTGGTGAAGGACCTGCCGTCGCTGCTGTCCGAAATTGGAGCGGGAGCCAGCGCGCTCTCCGAGGCCATCGAACTGTACCAGGCCTGCGTGGAGTTCGTGTGCGAGag CTCCGCAGAGCTGGTGGTGCCCCTGCTGCGGCACATGGGGAAGAGAGGCAACACGACCGTCTACGAGTGGAGGATGGGGCTCCAGCCCCTGCGGGTGGAGCGGCCGGAGGTAGAGGAGGTGCCGGAGCAGCCGAAGGAGGACACG ATCGACTGGGGAGACTTCACGCTGGAGCCAGCGAGGGTGGATGACGCTGCTGACGGGGGAGCCCAGGACGAGGAGATCGACTGGGGGATCACGCTAGAGCCCGGACCCCAG gATGACGGCATTGACTGGGGAGATGGTGAAAGCGAGGAGGTGCAGATCACGGTGCTGGAGTCCAGCACAGAGG TGCCCGAGGGGGTTGCCTGCGGCTCCGATGCCCTGACGCTCCTGGAAAACACCGAGACCCGGAGCCAGTTCATCGACGAGCTCATGGAG CTGGAGCTGTTCCTGTCCCAGCGCCtggtggagatggaggaggaggcCGACATCGTGGCCGtgagccagttccagctggccCCCGCCGTGCTGCAGGGCCAGACCAGCGCCCACGTGGGCTCCCTCCTGGCCACCACCCGGGCTCTGCTGGGCCAGCTCTGCACCCGCAGCATGCAGCACCTCTTCATGATCCTCGCCTCCCCCAG GTACGTGGATCGCGTGAGCGAGCTGCTCCGGCAGAAGCTGAAGCAGgcggagctgctgctggccaagaAGGAGGCGATGAGCCAGAAGCGGCAGGaggccctggcagagcagggtgccTTGGAGCCCAAGCTCGACCGTCTGCTGGAGAAGACCAAGGAGCTCCAGAAGCtg ATCGAGGCGGATGTCTCCAAGCGCTACAGCGGGCGGCCGGTGAACCTGATGGGTGTCTCCCTGTGA
- the COPZ2 gene encoding LOW QUALITY PROTEIN: coatomer subunit zeta-2 (The sequence of the model RefSeq protein was modified relative to this genomic sequence to represent the inferred CDS: deleted 2 bases in 1 codon), giving the protein MGQQRGSPKSRTGGTPKERIQGSPRRAWGGLGGGRPAVGLSPRPQPLSPQEPSLYTVKALLILDSLGQRLLAKYYDGTFPTAKEQAAFERSIFSKTHQAGGEIACLEGLTVVYRSSVDLFFYVVGGCQENELMLSAVLACLLDTLGHLLRKEVEKRWLLDNMDGTFLVVDEIVDRGVILESDPQQVIQRLSLRTPEPAAYGFVLFDYLAGGSERRDARDAGNHE; this is encoded by the exons ATGGGGCAGCAAAGGGGGTCCCCAAAATCCAGAactggggggaccccaaaggAGAGGATCCAGGGGAGCCCAAGGCGGGCTTGGGGGGGGCTAGGGGGGGGCAGACCtgccgtggggctgagcccc cggccccagcccctctccccccaggaGCCGTCCCTGTACACCGTGAAGGCCCTGCTCATCCTGGACAGCCTCGGGCAGCGTCTCCTGGCCAAG TACTACGATGGCACCTTCCCCACGGCCAAGGAGCAGGCGGCCTTCGAGAGGAGCATCTTCAGCAAGACCCACCAGGCAGGCG GCGAGATCGCCTGTCTGGAAGGACTCACCGTCGTCTACAGAAGCAGCGTTGACCTCTTCTTCTACGTGGTGGGGGGCTGCCAGGAGAACGAG CTGATGCTGTCGGCCGTGCTCGCCTGCCTCCTCGACACCCTCGGCCACCTCCTGCG GAAGGAGGTGGAGAAGCGCTGGCTGCTGGACAACATGGACGGGACGTTCCTGGTGGTGGACGAGATCGTGGACCGGGG GGTGATCCTGGAGAGCGACCCCCAGCAAGTGATCCAGCGCCTGAGCCTGCGG ACCCCAGAGCCGGCGGCGTATGGCTTCGTCCTCTTCGACTACCTGGCAGGCGGCTCGGAGCGGAGGGACGCAAGGGATGCCGGCAACCACGAATAG
- the PRR15L gene encoding proline-rich protein 15-like protein: MADSHGWWKLTFLRKRRSAPTVLYESPDGHAAAAGESQEGPGEEGPPGFTARLEKIVDKNSKGKHVKVSNSGRFKEKKKVRATLAENPNLCGAGERDEK, encoded by the coding sequence ATGGCCGACAGCCACGGCTGGTGGAAGCTGACATTCCTGCGGAAGCGCCGGTCGGCACCCACGGTGCTGTACGAGAGCCCCGACGGCCACGCTGCCGCTGCCGGCGAGAGCCAGGAGGGGCCGGGTGAGGAGGGGCCGCCCGGCTTCACCGCCCGCCTGGAGAAGATCGTGGACAAGAACAGCAAAGGCAAACACGTCAAGGTCTCCAACTCGGGACGCTtcaaggagaagaagaaagtgcGGGCGACCCTGGCCGAGAACCCCAACCTCTGCGGGGCCGGTGAGCGGGACGAGAAATGA
- the CDK5RAP3 gene encoding CDK5 regulatory subunit-associated protein 3 isoform X1, producing the protein MQVSPQDYQNVPIDIQTGKLLDWLVDRRHCNLKWQSQVLAIREKINAAIGDMPENEEIKQLLAGAYLHYFHCLRIVEILKGTEASTKNLFGRYSSQRMKDWQEIVSLYEKENTYLAELASLLVRSISYEIPSLRKQISRCQQAQQDFARREEECQLGAAELRERFFASCKQYGIAGDNVRQELLALVKDLPSLLSEIGAGASALSEAIELYQACVEFVCESSAELVVPLLRHMGKRGNTTVYEWRMGLQPLRVERPEVEEVPEQPKEDTIDWGDFTLEPARVDDAADGGAQDEEIDWGITLEPGPQQDDGIDWGDGESEEVQITVLESSTEVPEGVACGSDALTLLENTETRSQFIDELMELELFLSQRLVEMEEEADIVAVSQFQLAPAVLQGQTSAHVGSLLATTRALLGQLCTRSMQHLFMILASPRYVDRVSELLRQKLKQAELLLAKKEAMSQKRQEALAEQGALEPKLDRLLEKTKELQKLIEADVSKRYSGRPVNLMGVSL; encoded by the exons ATGCAg GTCTCTCCCCAGGACTACCAGAACGTGCCCATCGACATCCAGACCGGCAAGCTCCTGG ACTGGCTGGTGGACAGGAGACACTGCAACCTGAAATGGCAGAGCCAGGTGCTGGCCATCCGCGAGAAGATCAACGCGGCCATCGGAGACATGCCGGAGAACGAGGAGATAAAGCAGCTGCTCGCGGGGGCCT ACCTGCACTACTTCCACTGCCTGAGGATCGTGGAGATCCTCAAGGGCACTGAGGCTTCCACCAAGAACCTCTTCGGACGCTACTCGTCCCAGCGCATGAAG gacTGGCAGGAGATCGTGTCCCTCTACGAGAAGGAGAACACCTACCTGG CCGAGCTCGCCAGCCTCCTGGTGCGCAGCATCAGCTACGAGATCCCCTCGCTGAGGAAGCAGATCAGCCGGTGCCAGCAGGCCCAGCAGGACTTCGCCCGTCGCGAGGAGGAGTGTCAGCTGGGGGCGGCGGAGCTGCGGGAGCGGTTCTTCGCCTCCTGCAAGCAGTACGGCATCGCT ggtgaCAACGTgcgccaggagctgctggcctTGGTGAAGGACCTGCCGTCGCTGCTGTCCGAAATTGGAGCGGGAGCCAGCGCGCTCTCCGAGGCCATCGAACTGTACCAGGCCTGCGTGGAGTTCGTGTGCGAGag CTCCGCAGAGCTGGTGGTGCCCCTGCTGCGGCACATGGGGAAGAGAGGCAACACGACCGTCTACGAGTGGAGGATGGGGCTCCAGCCCCTGCGGGTGGAGCGGCCGGAGGTAGAGGAGGTGCCGGAGCAGCCGAAGGAGGACACG ATCGACTGGGGAGACTTCACGCTGGAGCCAGCGAGGGTGGATGACGCTGCTGACGGGGGAGCCCAGGACGAGGAGATCGACTGGGGGATCACGCTAGAGCCCGGACCCCAG caggATGACGGCATTGACTGGGGAGATGGTGAAAGCGAGGAGGTGCAGATCACGGTGCTGGAGTCCAGCACAGAGG TGCCCGAGGGGGTTGCCTGCGGCTCCGATGCCCTGACGCTCCTGGAAAACACCGAGACCCGGAGCCAGTTCATCGACGAGCTCATGGAG CTGGAGCTGTTCCTGTCCCAGCGCCtggtggagatggaggaggaggcCGACATCGTGGCCGtgagccagttccagctggccCCCGCCGTGCTGCAGGGCCAGACCAGCGCCCACGTGGGCTCCCTCCTGGCCACCACCCGGGCTCTGCTGGGCCAGCTCTGCACCCGCAGCATGCAGCACCTCTTCATGATCCTCGCCTCCCCCAG GTACGTGGATCGCGTGAGCGAGCTGCTCCGGCAGAAGCTGAAGCAGgcggagctgctgctggccaagaAGGAGGCGATGAGCCAGAAGCGGCAGGaggccctggcagagcagggtgccTTGGAGCCCAAGCTCGACCGTCTGCTGGAGAAGACCAAGGAGCTCCAGAAGCtg ATCGAGGCGGATGTCTCCAAGCGCTACAGCGGGCGGCCGGTGAACCTGATGGGTGTCTCCCTGTGA
- the LOC140662399 gene encoding uncharacterized protein — MADDGAEPRDEDEHPGGQDPASPQPPAPSPGHGRALLLAEDIAARKRPRLRPGTRASPSHPRGPESPWEPGGAGEGWGLRAGRVTGLYARLLRELEAEVGELQRALAARDEAVLQRDHRIRQLELENQQLRSHIHSLEEENDLLSSGGGCGGRLATAATAAANTRTLLASGTGCIGVSDSNIQFLKGLVGLLESDATTQVGGLQPFSAPSPGEQGCAPADVPRSPPAWRLRAGLPGGFPPCLGTEEGAGSPAVLTDTACLWEESRGDTLPDGTPLWASPIEENGRPKLELVPNSGVYITHPQLDDLSQVSTDKPKLMTRRLLDYFFSRETLARSSATGQRIAHNNTTMERPLRLPVAVVNAIKEYVTKMCGRGCNFNAVINSKCGTSRRAVKKMVVKME; from the exons ATGGCCGACGACGGGGCCGAACCCCGGGACGAGGACGAGCACCCGGGGGGCCAGGACCCCgcgtccccgcagccccccgcacCCAGCCCGGGCCACGGCAG GGCCCTCCTGCTCGCCGAGGACATCGCAGCCAGGAAGAGACCCCGGCTGCGCCCCGGCACCCgggccagccccagccacccGCGGGGACCCGAGAGCCCCTGGGagccggggggtgccggggagggctgggggctgcgggcgggcagGGTGACGGGGCTGTACGCCCGGCTGCTGCGGGAGCTGGAGGCGGAGGTCGGGGAGCTGCAGCGGGCGCTGGCAGCCCGGGACGAGGCTGTCCTGCAGCGTGACCACCGTATccggcagctggagctggagaacCAGCAGCTCCGGAGCCACATCCAcagcctggaggaggagaacGATCTGCTCTCCTCCGGAGGCGGCTGCGGGGGACGCTTGGCCACCGCTGCCACCGCTGCCGCCAACACCAGGACCCTGCTGGCCTCGGGCACCGGCTGCATTG GTGTCAGTGACAGCAACATCCAGTTCCTCAAGGGGCTCGTGGGGCTGCTGGAGAGCGATGCCACCACGCAG GTTGGGGGGCTCCAGCCCTTCTccgctcccagccctggggagcagggctgtgccccgGCCGACGTCCCGCGGAGCCCCCCGGCCTggcggctgcgggcagggctgcccggTGGCTTCCCCCCCTGCCTGGGCACTGAGGAGGGGGCCGGCAGCCCGGCCGTGCTCACCGACACTGCCTGCCtctgggaggagagcaggggggACACGCTGCCCGACGGCACCCCGCTCTGGGCATCACCCATCGAG GAGAACGGGAGACCCAAACTGGAGCTGGTCCCCAACTCGGGGGTCTACATCACCCACCCGCAGCTGGACGACCTCTCGCAGGTCTCCACCGACAAGCCCAAGCTCATGACCCGGCGGCTGCTCGATTACTTCTTCTCGCGGGAGACGCTGGCCCGGTCCTCGGCCACGGGACAACGCATCGCCCACAACAACACCACCATGGAGCGGCCCCTCCGCCTGCCCGTGGCCGTGGTCAACGCCATCAAAG AGTACGTCACCAAGATGTGCGGCCGCGGCTGCAACTTCAACGCTGTCATCAACAGCAAGTGCGGCACGTCCCGGCGGGCCGTCAAGAAGATGGTCGTGAAGATGGAGTGA
- the SP2 gene encoding transcription factor Sp2 yields the protein MAATAAVSPSEYLQPAASTAQDSQPSPLALLAATCSKIGPPAVEAAVTPPAPPQPTPRKLVPIKPAPLPLGSGKNSFGILSSKGNLFQIQGSQVGTSYPGGQLVFAIQNPTVINKGTRSSANIQYQAVPQIQAAGGQTIQVQPNLTNQIQIIPGTNQAILTPSSSSHKPVPIKPAPAQKGGASPVQGTSNVVKLAGSSNVTLTLPVNNLVNAAEPGAQAQILAESPLKPSKKTRKKAMSPAQPAAVAVAEQVETVLIETTAENIIQAGNNLLIVQSPGSSQPAVVQQVQVVQPKQESQVVQIPQQALRVVQAASATLPTVPQKSSQNFQIQTTEPTPTQVYFKTPSGELQTVLLQEAPAMTVAPSGTSCSSPVSRSSGTGGSSKKPAARKERTLPKIAPAGGIISLNAAQLAAAAQAMQTININGVQVQGVPVTITNTGGQQQLTVQNVSGNNLTISGLSPTQIQLQMEQALSGEIQPGEKRRRMACTCPNCKDGEKRPGDPGKKKHICHIPECGRTFRKTSLLRAHVRLHTGERPFVCNWVFCGKRFTRSDELQRHARTHTGDKRFVCAQCQKRFMRSDHLTKHYKTHLVTKNL from the exons GACTCCCAGCCGTCTCCTCTTGCCCTCCTCGCAGCGACATGTAGCAAAATTGGTCCCCCCGCAGTGGAAGCCGCCGTgacacctcctgcccctcctcagCCAACACCTCGCAAACTCGTCCCCATCAAACCTGCTCCGCTCCCTCTGGGCTCCGGTAAGAACAGCTTTGGGATTCTATCGTCGAAAGGGAACCTCTTCCAGATCCAGGGCTCTCAGGTCGGCACCTCCTACCCTGGGGGGCAGCTGGTTTTTGCCATTCAGAACCCAACTGTCATCAACAAGGGCACCCGCTCGTCCGCCAACATCCAGTACCAGGCAGTGCCTCAGATCCAGGCCGCGGGGGGACAGACCATCCAGGTCCAGCCCAACCTCACCAACCAGATCCAGATTATTCCGGGCACGAATCAAGCGATCCTcaccccttcctcttcctctcacaAGCCGGTGCCCATCAAACCGGCTCCGGCGCAGAAGGGTGGAGCTTCACCGGTGCAGGGCACGAGCAACGTGGTCAAGTTAGCCGGCAGCAGCAACGTGACTCTCACCCTGCCCGTGAACAACCTGGTGAACGCTGCTGAGCCGGGCGCGCAGGCTCAGATCCTTGCAGAGAGCCCCTTGAAGCCCAGCAAAAAGACTCGAAAGAAAGCCATGTCGCCCGCCCAGCCTGCCgctgtggctgtggctgagcAGGTGGAGACGGTGTTAATAGAGACCACGGCGGAGAACATCATCCAGGCGGGCAACAACCTGCTCATCGTGCAGAGCCCAGGCTCCAGCCAGCCGGCCGTGGTGCAGCAGGTCCAGGTGGTGCAGCCCAAGCAGGAGTCGCAGGTGGTGCAGATCCCGCAGCAGGCCCTGCGTGTGGTCCAGGCCGCCTCCGCCACACTCCCCACCGTCCCCCAAAAATCCTCCCAGAACTTCCAGATCCAGACGACGGAACCCACTCCTACCCAG GTCTACTTTAAAACACCGTCGGGTGAGCTGCAGACAGTGCTGCTCCAGGAAGCCCCAGCCATGACGGTGGCTCCATCTGGGACCTCTTGCAGCAGCCCCGTGTCCCGCAGCTCCGGCAcgggaggcagcagcaagaaaCCGGCCGCACGCAAGGAACGCACTCTGCCAAAGATCGCCCCCGCCGGAGGCATCATCAGCTTGAACGCAGCTCAGCTGGCGGCCGCGGCGCAGGCCATGCAGACCATCAACATCAACGGTGTCCAAGTGCAGGGCGTGCCTGTCACCATCACCAACACCGGAG gccagcagcagctgactGTGCAGAATGTCTCCGGCAACAACCTGACCATCAGCGGCCTGAGCCCGACCCAGATCCAGCTCCAGATGGAGCAAGCTCTGTCCGGAGAGATTCAGCCGGGGGAGAAGAGGCGGCGGATGGCGTGTACCTGCCCCAACTGCAAGGACGGGGAGAAGAG GCCGGGGGACCCAGGGAAGAAGAAGCACATCTGCCACATCCCCGAGTGCGGGAGGACCTTCCGCAAGACCTCGCTGCTGCGCGCTCACGTGCGCTTGCACACGGGCGAGCGCCCTTTCGTCTGCAACTGGGTCTTCTGCGGGAAGCGCTTCACACGCAGCGACGAGCTGCAGCGGCACGCTCGCACGCACACAG GTGACAAGCGATTTGTGTGTGCGCAGTGCCAGAAACGCTTCATGCGGAGCGACCACCTGACGAAGCACTATAAAACCCACCTGGTCACCAAGAACTTGTAG
- the PNPO gene encoding pyridoxine-5'-phosphate oxidase, with product MDLGELRKSYRGDAEAFEEQHLASRDPVQQFGIWFEEAVACPAVGEANAMCLATCTRDGKPSARMVLLKGFGQDGFRFFTNLESRKGKELDANPFASLVFYWEPLNRQVRIEGSVKRLPEEESERYFHSRPKSSQIGAVVSRQSTVIPDREYLRKKNAELEERYRETTVPKPAYWGGYILQPDVVEFWQGQTNRLHDRIVFRRLRDGSAPLGDMTHRGEGEWVFERFSP from the exons ATGGACCTGGGGGAGCTGCGGAAGAGCTACCGGGGGGACGCGGAG gccTTTGAGGAGCAGCACCTGGCTTCCCGCGACCCCGTCCAGCAGTTCGGGATCTGGTTCGAGGAGGCCGTGGCGTGCCCGGCCGTCGGGGAGGCGAACGCCATGTGCTTGGCCACCTGCACCAG GGACGGGAAGCCCTCGGCCCGCATGGTGCTGCTGAAGGGCTTCGGGCAGGATGGCTTCCGCTTCTTCACCAACCTCGAGAGCCGTAAGGGGAAGGAGCTG GACGCCAACCCCTTCGCTTCGCTCGTCTTTTACTGGGAGCCCCTCAACCGGCAG GTACGGATCGAGGGCTCGGTGAAGCGGCTGCCAGAGGAGGAATCGGAGCGGTACTTCCACTCCCGCCCCAAGAGCAGCCAGATCGGGGCCGTCGTCAGCCGGCAGAGCACCGTCATTCCGGACAGGGAG tatttaaggaaaaagaacGCGGAGCTGGAGGAGCGATACAGGGAGACGACGGTGCCAAAGCCGGCGTACTG GGGGGGCTACATCCTGCAGCCAGACGTCGTGGAGTTCTGGCAGGGCCAAACCAACCGCCTGCACGACCGCATCGTCTTCCGACGCCTGCGGGATGGCTCGGCCCCCCTGGGAGACATGACGCACCGCGGAGAGGGTGAATGGGTCTTCGAGCGCTTCTCCCCGTGA